In Geotalea uraniireducens, the genomic window CGTATTAGTGCCTGCGGCAGCTTGACACCAAGCGGCAAAACCATTGTCGGACCGATCTTGCGCAGCTGCTCGCGCCGTATTCCTTCGGCCTTGTCAGTCCCGCCAGTTGAACTGGGTATCGGCCGGCGCCTCTCCGGCCGGCTCGGCACCCCGCACCGCTTTCCCCCGCGCCGCTGCCTCCCGGATCGCGCTGAAGAGATGGTCGAGGGCGATCCGGTTCTGCAGCGGCGCCACCGTGACGCTCAGATCCCGGATACCGAGGAAATCGGTATGGGAGATGTCGAGGGTGGTGAAGGTCAGGAAACCGCCTTCCAGGTAGGCGCTGAGCTCTCCCCGATCATAGGGCCGGTCGTTGCGGAAAAAGAAGCCGCGCAGCTTCTTGCCGGCCAGCCGCTGGAGGAACTCCTTGGAGAGAAGCATCCGCTCCTGCTTCCCCTTACGGGCCCAGAGATCGGTAAAGCCGCGCAGCCCGGCCAGTCCCGATCCTTCGCCATAGAGGCTGACGCCGCCGTCAAGACGCCCCGAAACATACCCCTGGATCTTCGGGATCGCGCTGCAGAGCTGTTGCAGGCTCATCCCGTCCACCAGGAGATCACCGCCATAGGCGATCCCGCGGCGCAACGCCACGAAGCCACGGCCGAAAATGGCCCCGTCATAGAAGCGGGAGCGAAGCGCGACGATCCGGACGATACCGTCCCCCTCCTGCAGCACCATCGTCGTTTCGCCCAGATTGAGCGGCCCGAAACGGACCGCACCGATCGTCAGCTCCCGCCCGGCGGCCGGCCGGGCCAGTTGATCGCGGAGCGCCGGGAAACGGGCCCGGGTGAAGGTGGTCGCCTCGGGAGGGCGGTGAAGTTGGGGAGCGGCGGAATCATAGTCGACGGGAATCGTTCCGGAAATATCCCCGATCACCAGCCGCTGGGAGGGGACCTCCAGCCGCACCCCGGCCAGGGAAAGGGCGCCGTCGACCTTCACCGCCGGGCCGTTGACTGCCGCCAGCCCGGCGACAGCGACGGTTCCGGCCACCGTCGCCTCCTGGATCATCCGGGGAAGAATGTTGACCACCGGATCGATCAGCTCGTTGACGGGGGTCGGCGCCAGCGAAAAGGCGACGGTCCCCTGCCGCTGCGGCGTCATCAGCTGCCCGATCCGCCCCTTGAGCCGGACGGCAACGGCCTCGCCGGCCGTCACCACGGCATCGTCGACGGTCAGCGCCGCGCCGGCATACTGGCCCGTCAGCCGCAGCCCGCCGTCGCTGAGGATGCTTTTCCCCCCCGCCCCGGCCAGGGCGACCTGTGCCAGTTGCACGGCTCCCCGGCAGTCGAGGCCGGTCGCTCTCCCGTAATGGCCGGTAACGGTACCGGTCGCCTGCCCGCCGGTCACCGTCACCCCCTTCTTGCCGGCCAGCATCCCCTGCAGTGGCCCGAGGCCCGCCTTGGTGACCGTCGCCGCAAAAGCCAGCTCCGGCTTGCTCCACCCCTGGCTGGCAACCAGCCGGGCAGTAACCGGCCCGCCGGCCACGGTCCCGGCCAGCTCGGCCGTACCGCCATCCTCGGCCAGCGCGAACCGGACGAGGCCCGAGGCCAGCGGCTGACCGCGCACCGCCAGTTGGCCAAGGGAGAGCGAACCATCCCCCGCCGGCCAGTTCCGGCCATCCCGCCGGCGGAGCGCCCCCTGCCAGCTGCCGGCGAGGCCGGTGATCGTCAGCTGATCGCGGCTGACCGTCCCCCCGTTCAGGCTGACGGCCAGCGGACGGTCACCGCCGCTGCCGGCGGAGCGGGGAAGCAGGCGAAAACGGATCGCCGCAGCGCCGAAGTCGGTCGTCGCCACCCGGAAACGGCCGGCGGTCAGCGCCAGCGAGCTGCCGTCGAAACTGAACAAGGAACGGGCGGCAGCGGTGGTCCGATCCCAGGCGATGCCGGTACCGCTCAGCGTCCCGTCGCCCGTCATGGCCCCACGACGCCGGCTGAAGCGAAGGGCAACCCGCCCGTCGCCGACGGTCAGCCGATGGCTGCGGAGTTCTCCCTGCCAGCCGGTGGCATTGATGGCTGCCGTTCCTGCCAGGGTGGCAAGGTTCGCCCCCTGCACCGCCAGCGAAGCCGACACCCGGCCAGTGGGCGACTTGACGCCGTAGCGCTCCAGGAATCCGGCCAGGCCGGCCAGGGGCGCCTCGGCCAGCCGGAGTTCGCCGTGCAGCGGGGTGGCGGTGCCTGGGGCAAAGGTTGCAGCGCCGGTCAGCGTCAGACCGGCGAAGCGGGCGGTCACCGGGGCCGTCTCGATCAGCAGCGGCCGCAACCGCTCCGAGAGCCTGACAACCAGCGGCAGTTCGAGCCGGGAGAGGGGAACGGTCCGATCGGCAGCGGCAGCGACCAGCCGGCCCCGGGCGATAAGTTCGCCGCCGGCGTGTTCAAAGGTCACCACACCGCCGACGGCCCGGCAAAGCGGCCGACCATCCAGGGAGAGCGCACCGTCCTGCAGGAACAGATCGCCGGACAGCGTGCCGATGCCGCGCCGGGCACTCCCCGTCAGCCGGAGGCCATGGCTGCCGAGCCGGCCGGCAAGGGCGACCCGCCGCGCCACCGCCGCCGGCAGCAGCAGCGCCGCCAGCCGCTGGAGCTCGACCTCGGCCAACCGGCCGCTAATAGTGAATTCCCGCGCGCCGCGCACCCCTTGCACCGTGCCGGCCAGCCGGGCCGCCAACAGCTTGTCGACGGCAATGTCGAGGCTCTCCAGCCGGGCCTCGTCGGTGGCGGGGCGATACCAGCCGCGGCCGGCGAGGCGCACAGAGAGCGGTACCGGTCGCCCGGCAAGCGGGACGGTCAGGTTACGGACCTCCGCCTCGGCTGCCAACGAATAGCGGCCGCTCCGCAGGGCAGCGGTAAGCTGCAAGCTTCCCGCTGCCGTTGCCAACGCCGACGAAGGCACGCCACGCACCAGCCCGGCGAAAGGGGCAAGAGCGAGCTGCGGGGCATCGAGCCGGAGCGCAAAATCCGGGGTGGCGCCCGGGCGGAAATCACCCCGTAGGGTATAGCGGTTCCCCGCATGATCGCGGCAGGAGAGATCGACCGTCCCCTCGCGGCTCCCGCGCGACGCCAGCTCGCGCAAGCGCAGGGAAAGGCCCTGCACCCCGTAGCCGACCCCCCGGACAGCCCCGTCACGGATCTGCAGCACCCCGATCCGGACCTCGGCCCCCCGCCCCTTTGCCTTGGTCGGCCGGCGCAGCCCCGCCACATTCCAGATACCGGCGCGGTTCCGCAACAGTTCGAGCGTTGGCCGCTCCAGCTCGACGCGCCGGAAGACCGGCTGGCCCCGCAGCAGAGCCGGCCACTGTGGCGCGATCACCACGGCCTCAGCGGTCGCCAGCCGGCCGGCCGGGAAGCCGGACGGGTTATCAACGGCCACGCCGCGGATGACCAGCGAATCGCCCCGCAGTTCCAGGCCGGCAATCCGGACCGGGTAATGGAGATAGCCGGTCAGCAGTCGGCCGAGCTGGGGAGCGGCAAAGGTGGCGAGATAGATTTTCAGGAGGATGGCCAGGGCAAGCACGATCAGCACGAGCGCTGCCAGCAGGCAGGCTGCCAGGCGCCCGAATCGCCGGGACGTGTGGCTTGGTTCAGCAGAGCGCGGCATCGATCATCTTCCCCCTGACGGAGACTTTAATCGGCAACGAGGGGATTGGCAAGGGGCAAGGATAAAACGGACGACGGGGCGGCCGGAAAACGGGCCCGGATAAAGAAAAAGCCCCGATCAGGCGGGGCTTTCTCATTTCGCTGCAGAGTCAACCATTGCGTCGCCCGAAACGGGCGGTCGGCAGAGATTATTTCTTCTTGCCAGCAACGGCGTCCTTGAGGGCTTTGCCCGGACGGAACTTGGGAACCTTGGCGGCAGCGATCTTGATTTCCTTACCGGTCTGGGGGTTACGGCCGGTGCGGGCCTTGCGGGTGGATACCTCGAAACTCCCGAAGCCGACCAGGGTAACTTTGTCACCCTTTTTCAGCGCATCGCCGACAGCGCCAATGAAGGCACCAACAGCCTTGTCAGCAGCTGCCTTGGTCAGGTTGGCAGATTTCGCTACAGCATCCACAAGTTCTGCTTTGGTCATGGTCAACCCTCCTTTTTATGATAATTCACGGAATACTATAGACAGAAATTTCCACTTTGCAAGGGATTATTTACGGAAATGAAATTTTTTTATCCGCCGGAAACCGTTGTCACAAAAGGACTTATGGCTCCCACCCCCCTCTCAACCCCCGTCAATCGGCGTCGTCGATTCATAACACTATAAAATCATTACAACTATTGCGCATCATCCGCCGCCGGCGCATCGCTATCATAGCTCTTCGGCTCGGTCCCGGCCGCGAACCCCTCGACGATCGCTCCCGGCGCGCCATCGCGCGCCAGCTTGCCCGTTTGAGGATCGATGGTGGCAAAGGTAATATCCGACGGCGCCGTAAAATTCTTCACCGGCAGCCGGGCAACCGCCTGTTTCATGAATTCGGTCCAGATCGGCGCCGCCGCCTGGCCGCCCGATCCCCCGGCCCCGAGGGAGCGTTCCTGATCATAGCCGACCCAGACGCCGGTTACCAGTTGCGGTACATAGCCGATAAACCAGGCATCCTTCATATCGTTGGTGGTACCGGTCTTCCCGGCCACCGGCCGGCCGAGCGCCCGGGCCCGTTGTCCGGTGCCGCTGGTGACGACACTTTCCATCAGATTGGTAATGATGTAGGCGGTTTCCGGCGAGATGACCGGGACGGCGGCTGGCCCGCGCTCGCTGCCGGCAGCCGGCGCTGGAGCCTGTGCCGGCGCCGTTGCCCCATCCCCGTCGACAACCGTCGCCGAGGAGTTGTTGGTCATCACCGGGATCACCGGAGGCGCCGTCTCCTCCAGCACCTTCCCGTCGCTGTCCTCCACCTTGGTAATGAAATAGGGGGTGGTCCGGTAGCCGCCGGAGGCGAAGACCGCGTAGGCCGAGGTCAATTCGAGGGGGGTAAGGCTCGACGAACCGAGCGCCAGGGTCAGGTTGGCCGCCAGCGGCGAGGTAATGCCGAGTTTCTTGGCGTAATCGATCGCGTAGTCGACGCCAATCTGTTCGAGGATCTTCACGCTCACCACGTTGATCGAGTTGGTCAGCGCCTCACGCATCGTGACGTTGCCGCGGTAGATATTGTCATAGTTCTTCGGCCGCCAGGCCTTTTCCTGGCCGCTGTCATACTCGACGGGGGAATCGTCGAAGATGGTGGCGGGCGTCAGCCCCTTGTCGAGGGCGGCCGCATAGATCAGCGGCTTGAAAGCCGACCCGGGGTTGCGGCGCGCCTGGATCGCCCGATTGAACTGGCTCTTGTGGAAATCGTAGCCGCCGACCATCGCCCGCACCGCCCCGGTCCGGGGATCGATCGACACCACCGCGGCCTGGGCCTCCGGCTCCTGATCGAGGGCCAGCACCGCCCCGGCCTTGTTGACATCCGGGGTAATGACGCTAACCAGGACCACGCTGCCGAGCGGCAGGAATTTCCCTTTGCCTTCCTGTTTGCCCCAGCTGTTGACCAGTTGGAGCTTGCCCGCCCAGGCCATGTTTTTCCGCGACAGGATGCCGGTCCGGTCGCCGACCCGGACCGTCGCCTCACCCTTGGCCGGGTTCACCGCCGTCACCACCCCTTGGTAGGTGCTCCCCTCCTTGAGGCTGGCCGTGTCGATGCCATCTTCCACCTTCCGGCAGAAGTCGTCGACCTCCGTCTCGGCAAGGTAGCGAAGCGGGCCGCGGAACCCCTGGCGCTTGTCGACGTTCTTCAGGCCGGTCACCACCGCTTCGTAGGCCGCCTTCTGCATCGCGCCGTCCATCGTCGTATAGATCCGCAGCCCTTCCTTGTACAGCTTGTCCATGCCGTACTTCTCTTCGAGCTGAATCCGGATGTGCTCGAGGAAATAGGCCGACTGGTCGCTGTTGACCGTTTTCATCGACTTGATGACGATCGGCATCGCCCGGGCATGCTCCGCTTCCGCCTGGGTGATATATCCCTCCTTGACCATCCGGTCGAGGACGTACGCCTGGCGCTCCTTGGCCCGATCCAGGTGCTTGATCGGCGAATAGTAGTTGGGCGCCTTGGGGAGGCCGGCCAGCATCGCCATCTCCGCCAGGTTCAGCTGGTCGACGTTCTTGCCGAAGTAGGTCTCCGCCGCCACCTGCACCCCGTAGGAACCCGCGCCGAGATAGATCTGGTTCAGGTAAATATAGAGGATTTCGTCCTTGGAGAGCCGTTCCTCCATCCGTTTGGCAAGGATCGCCTCCTTGAACTTGCGGGAGAACTTCTTCTCCGGAGTGAGAAGCATCGACTTGGCCACCTGCTGGGTGATGGTGGACGCCCCCTCCTTCTTGCTCAACGACAGGAGGTTCTTGACGGCCGCCCGGAGAATCCCCACATAGTCGAGCCCCTTGTGTTGATAAAAGTTGGCATCTTCCGCGGCGACAAAAGCCTGGATCAGCTGGCGGGGAATCTTGTCCACCGGGACGACGATCCGCCGCTCCAGGTAAAATTCGCCCACCAGGCTGCCGTCGTCGCCGAACACCTGGGAAACGATCGGCGGCTTGTAATCGGCCAGGCGATCGACCCGCGGCAGCGAGTTGTACAGGAAAAACAGGTAACCGGCTAGTGCGAGCAGCCCGATTCCACCGATGATCGAGGCTGTCACGAGAAAAATTTTTAATGGACTTTTTCCTTGCCGCCGGTTTATGTTCCGGGAGGCGGGGTTCTGCCGACCGTTGTACAACGCCATAAAACATCTCCAAGCCGTTGAAATGCAGGCTATTACGTGCTATCTGATCACCATAGCCCAGATCGCCGCGCCAGTTCAAGAAGTTTGTGGCCGGGCGCGGGACGGGGCGAGTGGTGACATGCGACGAACAGGAG contains:
- a CDS encoding penicillin-binding protein 1A, which gives rise to MALYNGRQNPASRNINRRQGKSPLKIFLVTASIIGGIGLLALAGYLFFLYNSLPRVDRLADYKPPIVSQVFGDDGSLVGEFYLERRIVVPVDKIPRQLIQAFVAAEDANFYQHKGLDYVGILRAAVKNLLSLSKKEGASTITQQVAKSMLLTPEKKFSRKFKEAILAKRMEERLSKDEILYIYLNQIYLGAGSYGVQVAAETYFGKNVDQLNLAEMAMLAGLPKAPNYYSPIKHLDRAKERQAYVLDRMVKEGYITQAEAEHARAMPIVIKSMKTVNSDQSAYFLEHIRIQLEEKYGMDKLYKEGLRIYTTMDGAMQKAAYEAVVTGLKNVDKRQGFRGPLRYLAETEVDDFCRKVEDGIDTASLKEGSTYQGVVTAVNPAKGEATVRVGDRTGILSRKNMAWAGKLQLVNSWGKQEGKGKFLPLGSVVLVSVITPDVNKAGAVLALDQEPEAQAAVVSIDPRTGAVRAMVGGYDFHKSQFNRAIQARRNPGSAFKPLIYAAALDKGLTPATIFDDSPVEYDSGQEKAWRPKNYDNIYRGNVTMREALTNSINVVSVKILEQIGVDYAIDYAKKLGITSPLAANLTLALGSSSLTPLELTSAYAVFASGGYRTTPYFITKVEDSDGKVLEETAPPVIPVMTNNSSATVVDGDGATAPAQAPAPAAGSERGPAAVPVISPETAYIITNLMESVVTSGTGQRARALGRPVAGKTGTTNDMKDAWFIGYVPQLVTGVWVGYDQERSLGAGGSGGQAAAPIWTEFMKQAVARLPVKNFTAPSDITFATIDPQTGKLARDGAPGAIVEGFAAGTEPKSYDSDAPAADDAQ
- a CDS encoding HU family DNA-binding protein; this translates as MTKAELVDAVAKSANLTKAAADKAVGAFIGAVGDALKKGDKVTLVGFGSFEVSTRKARTGRNPQTGKEIKIAAAKVPKFRPGKALKDAVAGKKK